The Flavobacterium psychrophilum genome includes a region encoding these proteins:
- a CDS encoding MarR family transcriptional regulator has translation MREKTIDYALRATWQAVSRMYNEEASKYGASMSVGFALLSIDKDNGIPSTALGPQMGMEPTSLTRTLKSMEDKGLIVRKKNPVDGRGVLIHLTKLGKEKRELSRDRVLKFNEVIRQHVSQDKLDNFMEVAEIINELISEKLIFNNDNNEPTE, from the coding sequence ATGAGAGAGAAAACAATAGACTACGCACTGAGGGCTACATGGCAGGCAGTTTCAAGAATGTACAACGAAGAAGCCTCTAAATATGGCGCCAGCATGTCGGTAGGGTTTGCATTGCTTTCCATCGATAAAGATAACGGCATACCCTCTACAGCATTGGGGCCGCAAATGGGTATGGAGCCAACAAGCTTAACACGTACTCTTAAGTCGATGGAAGATAAAGGCCTTATAGTTCGCAAGAAAAACCCGGTAGATGGACGTGGCGTACTTATACACCTTACTAAATTAGGCAAGGAGAAAAGAGAACTTTCACGCGACAGGGTTTTAAAGTTTAATGAAGTTATACGCCAGCATGTATCTCAGGATAAACTGGACAACTTTATGGAAGTTGCCGAAATTATAAATGAGCTGATATCAGAAAAACTGATATTCAACAACGATAACAACGAACCGACTGAATAA
- a CDS encoding RNA 2'-phosphotransferase yields MLTEKETTHISKFLSLVLRHKPETIGVTLDENGWVSVDTLLEKIHIAGTKIDIEILKYIVDTNAKKRFAFNEDLTLIRASQGHSVTIDLGYIPQQPLEILYHGTAITNIESILQHGLEKRERHHVHLSSDIATATNVGSRHGKPIVFEVASARMHTDGYTFIVSENKVWLTDNFPPKYLTLLE; encoded by the coding sequence ATGTTAACCGAAAAAGAAACAACACACATAAGTAAATTTCTGAGCCTTGTGCTGCGCCATAAGCCGGAAACGATAGGTGTAACTCTTGATGAGAATGGCTGGGTTTCTGTAGATACCCTTCTTGAAAAAATACATATCGCCGGAACTAAAATTGATATCGAAATACTGAAATATATTGTAGACACCAATGCAAAAAAGCGTTTTGCTTTTAATGAAGACCTAACTCTTATCAGGGCTAGTCAGGGGCACTCGGTAACTATTGATTTGGGGTATATACCTCAACAGCCCCTTGAAATTTTATACCATGGCACCGCAATAACAAATATAGAAAGTATACTACAGCATGGGCTTGAAAAGCGCGAGCGCCATCACGTACATTTAAGCAGTGATATTGCAACCGCTACAAATGTAGGCAGCCGTCACGGTAAACCTATAGTGTTTGAAGTAGCATCAGCAAGAATGCATACCGATGGCTACACATTTATTGTTTCCGAAAACAAAGTATGGCTTACGGATAACTTTCCTCCAAAATATCTAACGTTATTAGAGTAA
- a CDS encoding AMP-dependent synthetase: MTTITRLFDFPYHQLEKYNLSDALVTKYGNEWIKTSTQEYIDKANAFSRGLLRMGVKKNDRIAVISSNNRTEWHICDIGILQTGAQNVPVYPTISEEDFEYILNHSESIYCIVSDEDLFKKISSVRNNIPNLKEIYSFNEVSGCKNWNEILELGKDTSNQNEVDAIKDAITEDELATVIYTSGTTGRPKGVMLSHKNIVSDVLMSAERVPFEAGNSRSLSFLPICHIYERMILYLYQYFGVSTYFAESIEKVSDNIKEAQPFVITAVPRLLEKVYDKIIAKGADLTGIKRKLFFWAVDVGHEYEPNGANGPWYGFKLWIARKLIFSKWKAGLGGNLELMVSGSAAIQPRLARVFAAAGIPVMEGYGLTETSPVIAVNDERNRGFKIGTVGKPLKGVEVKIAEDGEILCKGPNVMLGYLNDKEKTDEVLKDGYFHTGDIGIIDDEGFLKITDRKKEMFKTSGGKYIAPQLIENAMKQSRFIEQIMVIGDGEKMPAAFIQPDFEFVKQWASRKGITLGSNEEIANSKEVHERIQEEVEGINKKFGHWEQVKKFEITPDIWSVDGGEMTPTLKLKRKAVKEKYQKLYDKIYRDGATDKEK, translated from the coding sequence ATGACAACTATAACACGTCTTTTTGATTTTCCGTACCACCAGCTGGAGAAATATAACCTGTCTGATGCGCTGGTTACTAAATATGGCAACGAGTGGATTAAGACCTCAACACAGGAATATATTGATAAGGCAAATGCTTTTTCACGTGGTTTGTTGCGTATGGGCGTTAAGAAAAACGACCGTATTGCTGTTATATCGTCTAACAACAGGACGGAGTGGCACATTTGCGATATAGGCATACTACAGACCGGAGCACAAAATGTACCAGTATACCCTACCATTAGCGAAGAAGATTTTGAATATATATTAAACCACTCGGAATCTATTTATTGTATTGTTTCGGATGAAGACCTGTTTAAGAAGATCTCATCTGTAAGAAACAATATTCCTAACCTTAAGGAGATATATTCTTTTAACGAGGTAAGCGGTTGCAAGAACTGGAACGAGATCTTAGAGCTTGGTAAAGATACATCGAACCAAAACGAGGTTGATGCCATTAAAGATGCCATTACCGAAGATGAACTGGCAACGGTTATCTATACATCGGGTACCACAGGCAGACCGAAAGGCGTTATGCTTTCACATAAAAACATCGTTTCGGATGTTTTAATGAGTGCTGAAAGGGTTCCGTTTGAAGCCGGCAACAGCAGGTCTTTGAGCTTCCTCCCTATTTGCCATATTTACGAAAGAATGATCTTGTATTTATACCAGTATTTTGGTGTATCTACCTATTTCGCTGAATCTATTGAAAAAGTAAGCGATAATATTAAAGAAGCGCAGCCATTTGTTATTACTGCAGTGCCCCGCCTTCTTGAAAAAGTATACGATAAGATTATCGCTAAAGGTGCAGACCTGACAGGCATTAAACGCAAATTGTTCTTCTGGGCAGTTGACGTAGGCCACGAATACGAACCTAACGGGGCTAATGGCCCTTGGTATGGTTTTAAATTATGGATTGCCCGTAAGCTTATCTTCTCAAAATGGAAGGCAGGACTTGGAGGGAACCTGGAACTTATGGTATCTGGTAGTGCTGCAATACAGCCGAGGCTTGCGCGTGTGTTCGCTGCAGCGGGAATTCCGGTTATGGAGGGTTACGGACTTACAGAAACATCTCCCGTTATTGCAGTAAATGACGAGCGTAACAGAGGCTTTAAAATTGGTACCGTTGGTAAACCACTTAAAGGCGTCGAAGTAAAAATTGCCGAAGACGGCGAGATTTTATGCAAAGGCCCTAATGTGATGCTGGGTTACCTTAATGATAAAGAAAAAACCGATGAAGTACTTAAAGACGGTTATTTTCATACCGGTGATATAGGTATTATTGACGATGAAGGTTTTCTTAAAATTACAGACAGGAAAAAAGAGATGTTTAAAACATCTGGCGGTAAATATATTGCACCTCAGCTTATTGAAAATGCAATGAAACAATCACGCTTTATTGAGCAGATAATGGTTATTGGCGATGGCGAGAAAATGCCGGCGGCTTTTATTCAGCCTGACTTTGAATTTGTAAAACAATGGGCTTCACGCAAAGGCATTACACTTGGAAGCAACGAGGAGATTGCCAATAGTAAAGAGGTTCACGAAAGGATACAGGAAGAAGTTGAAGGGATCAATAAAAAATTCGGACACTGGGAACAGGTTAAAAAATTTGAAATTACCCCCGACATTTGGAGTGTAGACGGCGGCGAAATGACCCCTACCCTTAAACTGAAGCGTAAAGCTGTAAAAGAAAAGTATCAGAAACTGTACGACAAAATATACAGGGATGGTGCGACAGATAAAGAAAAATAA
- a CDS encoding phosphoribosylformylglycinamidine synthase has product MIHFFGNQTNTVFAVQSQNELSAEDISKLNWLFGNAHKIEKSALTDFFVGPRATMITPWSTNAVEITQNMGVDGIIRIEEFVKSSEGSTDFDPMLSQKYNGLTQDIYTINIQPESILEISDIAAYNEKEGLALNPEEVDYLNNLATKLGRKLTDSEVFGFSQVNSEHCRHKIFNGTFVIDGEEKPSSLFKLIKKTSQENPNDIVSAYKDNVAFIKGPRVEQFAPKTADKPDFYQVTEFDSVISIKAETHNFPTTVEPFNGAATGSGGEIRDRLAGGQGSLPLAGTAVYMTSYSRLEENRPWEAGMDERKWLYQTPMDILIKASNGASDFGNKFGQPLITGSVLTFEHEEDARKLGFDKVIMLAGGIGYGKESQAKKQKPQVGDKVVILGGENYRIGMGGAAVSSADTGAFNSGIELNAIQRSNPEMQKRAANAVRGLVESENNPIVSIHDHGAGGHLNCLSELVEETGGKIDLDKLPVGDPTLSAKEIIGNESQERMGLVIGQKDIDTLKRIADRERSPMYEVGDVTGDHRFTFESATTGAKPMDFALEDMFGSSPKTIMADKTIEANYANPDYTQDKIHTYLNQVLQLEAVACKDWLTNKVDRCVGGKVAKQQTAGPIQLPLNNVGVMALDYAGKEGIATTIGHSPVAALVDPAAGSRTAIAESLSNIIWAPLKDGLKSVSLSANWMWACKNEGEDARLYEAVEACSDFAIQLGINIPTGKDSLSMKQKYPSGDVIAPGTVIISAAGNCSDISKVVEPVLKKNGGNIYHINLSGDAYKLGGSSFAQVLNAIGDEVPTITDAASFKNTFNVIQDLIKAGRIAAGHDIGSGGLITTLLEMSFPNVSLGAEYDLTGLNEADTVKALFAENIAIVIQADASIEAELTKNNVTFTLIGQPKEGAVITIKNSDANLTFDVTETRDTWFRTSYLLDQKQSGKQKAQERFDNYKNQPLQYTFPAHFDGKKVAIDASKPRPKAAIIREKGSNSEREMANAMYLAGFDVKDVHMTDLIAGRETLEDIQFIGAVGGFSNSDVLGSAKGWAGAFLYNEKAKAALDNFFKREDTLSVGICNGCQLFVELELINPDHEVKPKMLHNDSHKHESGFTSVTVQENNSVMLSTLAGSTLGVWISHGEGKFNLPYSEDRYNIVAKYGYTGYPANPNGSHFDIAMMASNDGRHLVMMPHIERSMFQWNWAYYPEGRNDEVSPWHEAFVNARQWIEKR; this is encoded by the coding sequence ATGATTCATTTCTTCGGAAACCAGACGAATACGGTTTTTGCAGTACAATCGCAAAACGAGCTATCAGCAGAAGACATTTCAAAACTAAACTGGCTTTTTGGGAACGCACATAAGATAGAAAAATCCGCCCTGACGGATTTTTTTGTTGGACCACGCGCCACCATGATCACTCCCTGGAGTACCAACGCCGTAGAGATTACCCAAAACATGGGTGTCGACGGTATCATCAGGATTGAGGAGTTTGTTAAATCAAGCGAAGGATCTACGGATTTTGACCCTATGCTTTCGCAGAAATATAACGGACTTACCCAGGATATTTACACTATAAACATTCAGCCTGAATCCATTCTTGAAATCAGCGATATTGCTGCTTACAATGAAAAAGAAGGTTTGGCACTAAACCCGGAAGAGGTTGACTACCTTAACAACCTTGCTACAAAACTGGGCAGAAAACTTACCGACTCTGAAGTGTTTGGTTTTTCTCAGGTTAACTCTGAGCATTGCCGTCACAAAATATTCAACGGTACGTTTGTAATTGATGGTGAAGAAAAACCATCTTCACTATTCAAACTTATTAAAAAAACATCGCAGGAAAATCCTAACGATATAGTATCGGCTTATAAAGACAACGTAGCTTTTATTAAAGGCCCTCGTGTAGAGCAGTTTGCTCCTAAAACAGCTGATAAACCTGACTTTTACCAGGTAACTGAATTTGATTCGGTTATCTCGATCAAAGCTGAAACACATAACTTCCCTACTACAGTAGAGCCTTTTAACGGTGCTGCAACAGGTAGTGGTGGTGAAATTCGTGACAGGCTTGCAGGTGGTCAGGGTTCACTTCCGTTGGCAGGTACAGCAGTGTACATGACATCGTATTCAAGACTTGAAGAAAACCGTCCGTGGGAAGCAGGTATGGATGAGCGTAAATGGCTTTACCAAACCCCAATGGATATCTTAATAAAAGCATCTAACGGTGCATCTGACTTTGGTAATAAATTCGGACAGCCGCTAATTACCGGTTCGGTACTTACTTTCGAACACGAAGAGGATGCCCGCAAACTTGGTTTCGACAAAGTGATCATGCTTGCCGGTGGTATCGGTTATGGTAAGGAAAGTCAGGCGAAAAAACAAAAGCCACAGGTTGGCGATAAAGTAGTTATACTTGGTGGTGAAAACTACCGTATTGGTATGGGTGGTGCAGCAGTATCATCTGCCGATACAGGAGCATTCAACTCAGGTATTGAGCTTAATGCAATTCAGCGTTCAAACCCTGAAATGCAAAAACGTGCTGCCAATGCCGTTCGCGGACTGGTAGAAAGCGAAAACAACCCAATTGTTTCTATTCACGATCACGGCGCGGGTGGACACTTAAACTGTCTTTCTGAACTTGTAGAAGAAACAGGAGGTAAAATTGACCTTGATAAATTGCCGGTGGGTGACCCTACCCTTTCGGCTAAAGAAATAATTGGTAACGAGTCGCAGGAGCGTATGGGACTTGTGATTGGACAGAAAGACATTGATACCCTTAAACGTATTGCAGACCGTGAGCGTTCACCAATGTATGAGGTAGGTGATGTTACAGGTGATCACAGGTTTACATTTGAATCGGCCACTACAGGTGCTAAACCAATGGATTTTGCTCTTGAAGATATGTTTGGCTCTTCGCCAAAAACAATCATGGCGGACAAAACTATTGAAGCAAACTATGCTAATCCGGACTATACCCAGGACAAAATACATACATACCTTAATCAGGTACTTCAGTTAGAAGCTGTGGCTTGTAAAGACTGGTTAACCAATAAAGTTGACCGTTGTGTTGGTGGTAAAGTTGCCAAACAGCAAACTGCAGGGCCTATCCAGCTTCCGTTAAACAACGTTGGCGTTATGGCACTTGACTACGCTGGTAAAGAAGGTATCGCAACAACTATAGGCCACTCGCCTGTTGCTGCCCTTGTTGACCCTGCTGCAGGAAGCCGTACTGCTATAGCGGAATCATTAAGTAACATTATCTGGGCTCCGCTTAAAGACGGGCTTAAAAGTGTGTCGCTTTCTGCTAACTGGATGTGGGCTTGTAAAAACGAAGGTGAAGACGCAAGACTTTACGAAGCTGTTGAAGCTTGTTCTGACTTTGCTATACAGTTAGGAATCAACATCCCGACAGGTAAAGATTCACTATCAATGAAACAAAAATATCCAAGCGGCGATGTTATTGCTCCGGGTACTGTAATTATATCGGCTGCAGGTAACTGTTCTGACATTTCTAAAGTTGTTGAGCCTGTTCTTAAGAAGAACGGCGGAAACATTTACCACATTAACCTTTCGGGTGATGCATACAAACTTGGCGGATCTTCTTTCGCTCAGGTACTAAATGCTATAGGTGATGAAGTGCCAACTATTACAGATGCTGCTTCTTTTAAAAATACATTCAACGTTATACAGGATCTTATTAAAGCAGGCAGGATTGCTGCGGGTCACGATATAGGCAGCGGTGGTCTTATTACCACCCTTCTTGAAATGAGTTTCCCTAATGTAAGTCTTGGTGCTGAATATGACCTTACAGGCCTTAACGAGGCTGATACGGTTAAGGCTTTATTCGCCGAAAACATCGCTATTGTTATTCAGGCAGATGCTTCTATCGAGGCTGAGCTTACTAAAAACAACGTTACATTCACACTTATAGGTCAGCCTAAAGAAGGTGCGGTTATTACTATAAAAAATAGTGATGCCAACCTTACTTTTGATGTTACCGAAACAAGAGATACCTGGTTTAGGACTTCTTACCTTCTTGACCAGAAACAAAGTGGTAAACAAAAAGCGCAGGAGCGTTTTGACAACTATAAAAACCAACCGCTACAATATACTTTCCCTGCTCATTTTGACGGTAAGAAAGTAGCGATTGATGCATCCAAGCCAAGGCCAAAAGCAGCTATCATCCGTGAGAAGGGTTCAAACTCTGAGCGTGAGATGGCAAACGCCATGTACCTTGCCGGTTTTGATGTAAAAGACGTTCACATGACCGACCTTATTGCAGGCCGCGAAACACTGGAAGACATTCAGTTTATTGGTGCTGTGGGTGGTTTCTCTAACTCAGACGTTCTTGGTTCGGCTAAAGGCTGGGCAGGTGCTTTCCTTTACAATGAAAAAGCTAAAGCGGCACTTGACAACTTCTTTAAAAGAGAAGATACATTATCCGTAGGTATCTGTAACGGATGTCAGCTGTTTGTAGAGCTTGAACTTATCAATCCTGACCATGAGGTAAAACCTAAAATGCTTCACAACGATAGCCACAAACACGAAAGCGGATTTACATCTGTAACTGTACAGGAGAACAACTCGGTAATGCTATCTACATTAGCAGGCAGCACACTAGGTGTATGGATCTCTCACGGTGAAGGTAAATTTAACCTTCCGTACAGCGAAGACCGTTATAACATTGTAGCTAAATACGGTTACACAGGTTACCCTGCAAACCCTAACGGATCTCACTTTGACATCGCAATGATGGCAAGTAATGATGGCCGCCATCTGGTTATGATGCCTCACATTGAGCGCTCTATGTTCCAGTGGAACTGGGCTTATTACCCGGAAGGACGTAACGACGAGGTTTCGCCTTGGCATGAAGCGTTTGTTAATGCACGCCAGTGGATTGAGAAAAGATAA
- a CDS encoding thioesterase → MSFDKEKALKMCNDFAKNTLMETLEIVYTDAGEGFLEAKMPVNSRVHQPMGLLHGGATVALAESVGSAASLLFVNPELQEVRGIEISANHLRSKREGVVTGTARIVHQGRSLHLWEVRVTDENGKLISLCKITNMVLPRKR, encoded by the coding sequence ATGTCATTCGATAAAGAAAAGGCGCTGAAAATGTGCAACGACTTCGCAAAAAATACATTAATGGAAACTCTTGAAATTGTCTATACCGATGCAGGTGAAGGGTTTTTGGAAGCAAAAATGCCTGTTAACTCGAGGGTACACCAACCAATGGGGTTATTACATGGCGGAGCTACAGTTGCCCTTGCTGAAAGCGTAGGTAGTGCGGCATCTTTACTATTTGTAAATCCGGAGTTACAGGAAGTACGCGGAATTGAAATTTCGGCAAACCATTTAAGAAGTAAACGTGAGGGAGTTGTTACAGGAACTGCAAGAATAGTACACCAGGGCAGAAGTCTTCATCTTTGGGAGGTTAGAGTAACCGACGAAAACGGAAAGCTGATATCACTTTGCAAAATAACCAATATGGTGCTGCCAAGAAAGCGATAG
- a CDS encoding isochorismate synthase: MTNLFQKIELQLQQGFPFAVFAKPGIDTVTGVFQNTSEAHLLTDFSQKGFAFAPFDGEDVCFIPAHAADVLSVTISANGFSPSKVKQPAINEAAKKTFEDLVAKSVSVIKEGQFEKLVLSRKESVEIGASDILGIYQKLLYTYPMAYRYCFYHPKSGLWMGATPEQLLKVENKTLHTVALAGTQLYKEGEEAVWENKEKEEQRFVTDYIIGSLKEYTVDVRYTEPYTFRAGNIVHIKTDISAELSASDSLKGIVQTLHPTPAVCGLPKQKAKDFLLANEGYDREYYSGFLGEVSTDFASGQPKTDLFVNLRCVKIDGDTAHIYIGCGITKDSNPENEFIETVNKSITMRRVL, from the coding sequence ATGACTAATTTATTTCAAAAAATCGAACTACAGTTACAGCAGGGATTCCCCTTTGCTGTATTCGCTAAACCGGGAATTGACACCGTTACCGGTGTTTTTCAGAATACTTCAGAAGCGCATTTGCTGACGGATTTCAGCCAAAAAGGTTTTGCTTTTGCTCCGTTTGATGGTGAGGATGTTTGTTTTATTCCGGCGCATGCCGCAGATGTTTTGTCGGTGACAATATCAGCTAATGGTTTTTCGCCTTCAAAAGTAAAACAACCTGCTATAAATGAAGCTGCTAAAAAAACATTCGAAGATTTAGTCGCTAAAAGTGTATCGGTAATAAAAGAAGGACAATTCGAAAAACTGGTTTTATCCAGAAAAGAAAGTGTAGAAATAGGGGCGAGCGATATTTTGGGTATTTATCAGAAGTTATTGTATACTTATCCAATGGCATACCGCTATTGTTTTTATCATCCTAAAAGCGGATTATGGATGGGGGCAACCCCGGAACAATTGCTTAAAGTAGAAAATAAAACCCTGCATACCGTTGCTCTTGCAGGAACACAGCTTTATAAAGAAGGGGAAGAGGCAGTTTGGGAAAATAAAGAGAAAGAAGAACAGCGGTTTGTAACCGATTATATTATTGGTTCCTTAAAAGAATATACGGTTGATGTTAGGTATACCGAACCGTATACTTTTAGGGCGGGCAATATAGTTCATATTAAAACAGATATATCTGCGGAGCTATCAGCTTCAGATAGTTTAAAAGGAATCGTGCAAACGCTTCATCCCACACCTGCCGTGTGCGGACTCCCAAAACAAAAAGCTAAGGATTTTCTTTTAGCAAATGAAGGTTACGACCGCGAATATTATTCAGGTTTTTTGGGCGAGGTTAGTACCGATTTTGCAAGCGGACAGCCCAAAACCGATTTGTTTGTTAACCTTCGATGCGTGAAAATTGATGGTGATACAGCACATATATATATAGGATGTGGAATTACTAAAGACAGCAACCCCGAAAATGAATTTATTGAAACTGTAAATAAGTCTATTACAATGCGCAGAGTGCTTTAG
- a CDS encoding GlcNAc-PI de-N-acetylase has product MKLDILVFGAHPDDIELSCGATVAKEISLGKKIGIVDLTRGELGTRGSAELRDEEAANAAKILGVDIRENLRFRDGFFLNDETHQLEVIKMIRKYCPDVVICNAVDDRHIDHGKGSKLVSDSCFLSGLMKIETEIDGVSQEAWRPKIVYHYIQWKNLVPDFVVDVTGFMDKKVDSLMAYKSQFYDPNSTEPLTPIATKNFKESILYRAADLGRLINTEYAEGFTVERYLAVNSLGDLI; this is encoded by the coding sequence ATGAAATTAGATATACTAGTATTTGGTGCACATCCAGACGATATAGAGTTAAGTTGTGGTGCCACTGTTGCAAAAGAAATATCCCTGGGGAAAAAGATTGGGATAGTAGATTTAACACGTGGCGAGCTTGGAACTCGTGGTTCGGCAGAGCTGAGAGATGAGGAAGCGGCAAACGCTGCTAAAATTTTAGGTGTCGATATTCGGGAAAACCTTCGTTTTCGCGATGGATTTTTTTTAAATGACGAAACACATCAATTAGAGGTTATAAAGATGATACGTAAATACTGTCCGGATGTTGTTATTTGTAACGCGGTTGATGATCGTCATATCGATCACGGTAAAGGAAGTAAACTGGTATCAGATTCATGTTTTCTTTCCGGGCTAATGAAAATAGAAACGGAAATTGATGGAGTGTCGCAGGAGGCATGGAGGCCAAAGATTGTATATCATTATATACAGTGGAAAAATCTTGTTCCCGATTTCGTTGTCGATGTTACCGGATTTATGGATAAAAAAGTAGACTCGCTTATGGCGTATAAGTCGCAATTTTACGATCCAAATAGTACCGAACCGCTAACGCCAATTGCAACAAAAAACTTTAAAGAAAGCATTCTTTACCGTGCAGCCGACCTTGGCAGATTAATTAATACAGAATATGCCGAAGGTTTCACTGTTGAAAGGTATTTGGCAGTGAACAGTTTAGGAGATTTGATCTAA